One genomic segment of Callospermophilus lateralis isolate mCalLat2 chromosome 20, mCalLat2.hap1, whole genome shotgun sequence includes these proteins:
- the Jagn1 gene encoding protein jagunal homolog 1, producing the protein MASRAGPRAAGTDGSDFQHRERVAMHYQMSVTLKYEIKKLIYVHLVIWLLLVAKMSVGHLRLMSHDQVAMPYQWEYPYLLSIVPSLLGLLSFPRNNISYLVLSMISMGLFSIAPLIYGSMEMFPAAQQLYRHGKAYRFLFGFSAVSVMYLVLVLAVQVHAWQLYYSKKLLDSWFTSTQEKKRK; encoded by the exons ATGGCGTCTCGGGCAGGCCCGCGAGCAGCCGGCACCGACGGCAGCGACTTTCAACACCGGGAGCGCGTCGCCATGCACTACCAGATGAG TGTGACCCTCAAGTATGAAATCAAGAAGCTGATCTACGTGCATCTGGTCATATGGCTGCTGCTGGTTGCCAAGATGAGTGTGGGACACCTGaggctcatgtcacatgatcaggTGGCCATGCCTTATCAGTGGGAATATCCATATTTGCTGAGCATTGTGCCCTCTCTCTTGGGCCTTCTCTCCTTTCCCCGAAACAATATTAGCTACCTGGTGCTCTCCATGATCAGCATGGGGCTATTTTCCATTGCTCCCCTCATTTATGGCAGCATGGAGATGTTCCCTGCTGCTCAGCAACTCTACCGCCATGGCAAGGCCTACCGCTTCCTCTTTGGTTTTTCTGCTGTCTCTGTCATGTACCTGGTGTTAGTACTGGCGGTACAAGTGCATGCCTGGCAGTTATACTACAGCAAGAAACTCCTAGACTCTTGGTTCACCAGCACACAGGAGAAGAAACGAAAATGA